A section of the Oryzias melastigma strain HK-1 linkage group LG14, ASM292280v2, whole genome shotgun sequence genome encodes:
- the tmem135 gene encoding transmembrane protein 135, whose amino-acid sequence MRGTGLASGTDLALTISNTPRDNRFYCGLCGLADMAALSKIPNSCYEVGHTWEPSCVRSAVDITGAALDVSFKIYAPLYLIAAILRRRKKDYYVKRLLPEILWSTSFLTANGSLFIVFFCILRKLFGGFYSWSGFGAALPASYIAILLERKSRRGLLTIYMANLATETLFRMAATRGIVKPIKHGEVLLFCITASLFMFFFRSNDGLKGFVFSALKFIIGKEEIPTHSTLTEGSRPAEAAAAVEPNRPPLPPESSSRRNLIAKTRKLLESICKRGPRHACCKHYQDNCISYCVKGFVRMFSIGYLIQCCIKVPSAFRQIFSKPSRLPSIFYNKDNFQLGAFLGSFVSIYKGASCLLRWIRNIDDELHALIAGFLAGISMFFYKSTTISMYLFSKLVETMYFKGIEAGHFPYFPHADTIIYSISTAICFQAAVMEVQNLRPSYWKFLLRLTKGRFALMNRKLLDVFGTQASRDFKDFVPKLDPRFTTPPSLTTLPAGGYVQLGSL is encoded by the exons ATGCGGGGTACCGGTCTTGCGTCCGGTACCGATCTGGCGCTGacaatctcaaacacacctagaGACAACCGGTTTTATTGCGGTCTGTGCGGGCTCGCAGACATGGCCGCCCTCAGTAAAATACCTAACAGTTGCTACGAAGTTGGGCACACCTGGGAGCCGTCGTGCGTGCGGTCCGCCGTGGACATAACCGGTGCCGCTCTGGACGTCTCCTTCAAAATATACGCCCCTCTGTACCTG ataGCAGCCATTCTGCGGAGACGGAAGAAAGATTACTACGTCAAAAGGCTTCTTCCAGAGATCCTGTGGTCGACCTCCTTCCTAACAGCTAATGGAAGCCTGttcattgttttcttctgcATTTTAAG aaaaCTTTTTGGAGGGTTCTACTCCTGGTCGGGGTTCGGCGCCGCCCTCCCTGCCTCCTACATCGCCATCCTTCTGGAGCGAAAGAGCAG GAGAGGTCTGCTGACCATTTACATGGCAAATCTA GCAACAGAAACGCTGTTCCGCATGGCCGCGACTCGAGGCATTGTCAAACCCATCAAACACGGAGAG GTGCTGCTGTTCTGCATCACTGCATCActcttcatgtttttcttcag GAGTAACGACGGTCTTAAAGGTTTTGTCTTTTCTGCATTAAa ATTCATCATTGGGAAAGAGGAGATTCCCACTCATTCCACTCTGACGGAGGGTTCGAGGCCCGCGGAGGCGGCCGCTGCCGTAGAGCCCAACCGTCCACCGCTGCCGCCGGAAAGCTCCAGCAGGAGAAACCTGATCGCCAAAACCAGAAAGCTTCTAGAATCTAT ATGCAAACGGGGTCCAAGACACGCATGCTGTAAACATTACCAAGACAACTGCATTTCCTACTGTGTTAAA GGTTTCGTCCGGATGTTCAGTATCGGTTATCTTATCCAGTGTTGTATTAAAGTGCCGTCGGCCTTCAGACAGATTTTCTCCAAACCCTCGCGGCTTCCCTCCATTTTCTACAACAAAGACAACTTCCAGCTGGGAGCCTTCTTAGGCTCTTTTGTCAGCATCTACAAG GGCGCGAGCTGCCTTCTGCGCTGGATCCGTAACATCGACGACGAGCTGCACGCCCTGATAGCTG GGTTCTTGGCTGGAATCTCCATGTTCTTCTACAAAAGCACAACAATATCCATGTATCTCTTCTCTAAGCTGGTGGAG ACCATGTACTTCAAAGGTATCGAGGCTGGACATTTCCCCTACTTCCCCCATGCTGACACAATCATCTACTCCATCTCCACCGCCATCTGTTTCCAGGCT GCTGTGATGGAAGTTCAAAATCTCAGGCCTTCATACTGGAAGTTCTTGCTACGCTTAACTAAGGGCAG ATTTGCTCTGATGAACCGAAAGCTGCTGGACGTGTTTGGAACTCAGGCGTCCAGAGACTTTAAAGACTTTGTGCCCAAACTGGACCCTCGTTTCACCACGCCGCCCAGCCTGACCACGCTTCCAGCAGGGGGCTACGTCCAGCTGGGATCTCTCTGA